Below is a window of bacterium DNA.
TTGCGCGCCCATCTCCGACGGCGCGTCAGCGATCCTGCTCGCGTCGAGTGAGCGCGCGAAAGAACTCTGCAAGCGCCCCGCGTGGATTCGTGGCATCGAGCACATCTGCGAGCCCCAGGATCTCGGCGTGCGAGATCTGAAGCGATCGCGCAGCACGGAGATCGCTGCGGAGAAGGCTGGCGTGAGTTCCGGCAAAGTCGATGTGGCGGAGCTCTCGGCGCCTTTCACGCACCAGGAGATCCTCGTCGAACGGGCGCTCGGGCTGGGCAGCGAGACGAGCGTGAATCCGTCCGGCGGGGCCCTCGCTGGCAACCCGATCATGGCGGTCGGTCTCTCGCGTATCGGAGAGGCGGCGCGGCGGGTCTGGGACGGAACCGCCGACCGCGCCGTGGCCCACGCGACTTCCGGGCCTTGTTTGCAACAGAATCTCGTCTGCGTGCTGGAGGGCTGAACCATGGCAGAGTTATGCGGAGTCATTGGCGTCGGTCAGACGCAGTATGCGGCCAAGCGGCAGGAACTCTCGATGCCCGGGTTGTTGCGCGAGGCCGCCGAGCGCGCGCTCGAAGACTCGGGCTGCACCTGGGCCGATATCGATGCCGTCGTGATAGGGAAGGCCCCGGACATGTTCGAGGGCGTGATGATGCCCGAGCTGTTCCTGAACGACGCGATCGGTGGCGCCTACAAGCCCATGCTGCGGGTTCATACCGCGGGCAGCGTGGGTGGATCTACGGCGATCGTGGCCGCAAGCCTGGTTCAATCCGGGGTGCACGATCGGGTGCTCACCGTCGCCTTCGAGAAGCAATCCGAATCGAATGCGACCTGGGCGCTCACGATCTCGATGCCCTTCTCGGTCGCAACGGTGGCTGGCGCTGGAGGCTACTTCGCGCCTCTCGTCCGTGGCTACATCCGACGCTCCGGCGCACCAGAGGATACGGGCATTCGCGTTGCCGTGAAGGATCGGCAGAACGCATTGAAGAATCCGCTGGCGCATCTGCAGCTCGAAGACATCAGCTTCGAGATGGTTGCGGAATCACCCATGCTATGGGATCCGATTCGCTACCTCGAAACCTGTCCGTCCTCGGATGGCGCCTGCGCCATGGTGATGGCCAAGGAGTCGATCGCGTCCCAGAGCGCGAAGCCGGTGGCCTGGGTTCATGCCACGGAAATGCGCAGTGAGCCCACCATGTTCTCCGGTCGCGATCAGGTGATGCCTCGCGCCAGCCTGGACAACGCCGCGGCACTCTACAAGAAGGCCGGCATCCAGAACCCGCGGGAGGAGATCGACTGCGCAGAGATCTACGTGCCCTTCAGCTGGTTCGAGCCGATGTGGATGGAGGGCATGCTCTTCGCACCCATCAACGAGGGTTGGAAGATGACCTACGAAGGTGCGACCGCCATGGACGGCGATCTTCCCATCAACATGTCGGGTGGCGTGCTCTCCTCGAATCCGATCGGTGCCTCCGGCATGATCCGCTTCGCCGAAGCCGCCCTCCAGGTACGCGGAATGGCTGGCGATCACCAGATCGACGGAGCTCGCAAGGCCCTCGGTCACGCCTACGGCGGCGGCTCCCAGTATTTTTCCACCTGGATCGTCGGCGACCAGAAACCCTAGTCGCAGTAGAGGGGACGCTCCGCGGGATGGACTTCGCGTTTTCGGAAGAACAGGACGAGTTCCGGGAGATGCTTCGGCGTTTCTTCGAGGAAAAGGCGTCGGCGATCGAGGTCCGGCGGATGGCGGAGAGCCCGGAGGGGTTCGACCGGACGCTGTGGAAGCAGATGGCCGGAGAGCTCGGGCTCCAGGGAATCCATCTGCCCGAGCGGCATGGCGGGCAGGGTTTCGGCTTCCTCGAGCTCGGCATCGTTCTCGAGGAGATGGGCCGGGTCCTTCTGCCGTCGCCCTTCTTTGCGAGCAGCGTGCTGGCAACCGCCGCAATCTCGAACGCGGGAACCCGGGAGCAGCAGGCCGCTCTGTTGCCAGGCCTCGCGTCTGGTGAGCGCATCGCAACGCTGGCCCTCGTGGAGTCAGGAGGTGGTTGGGATCCCCTCGCGATCGAACTCGAGGCGACCCCCGACGGCGATGGCTTCCGGCTCACGGGAACGAAGGAGTTGGTTCTGGCCGGGGATGTGGCCGATCTCTTCATCGTTGCGGCGCGGCTTCCCGGGAGCCAAGGTGCGAATGGCCTGACTCTCTGCCTGATCGACTCCGCAGATGGAGGCTTGAAGCGAACCCCCGAGGAATCCCTCGACACGACGCGGCGTCTGGCGCGGATCGAGTTGGATGCCGTGGGCGCCAAGGCGCTCGGCGAGCCGGGAGAGGCGAACGAGCCTCTCGCAAGAGTTCTTGCCCAGGCAGCGATCGCTCAAACCGCCGAGATGGTAGGAGGTGCGGCCCGCTGCCTGGATCAAGCGGTCGAATACGCAAAGGTCCGCATGCAGTTCGGTCGGCCGATCGGAAGCTTCCAGGCCGTGAAACACAAGGCGGCCGAGGTGTTGCTGGATCTCGAGATGGCTCGCTCTGCTGCCTATTGGGCCTGGTGGGTTGCAGATGAGGATCGCGACGAACTTTTCCTGGCGGCCTCCCTGGCCAAGGCGACCTGTGCCGATGCGTTCCAGCATGCCGCTCGGGAGAACATCCAGATCCATGGCGGCATCGGATTCACCT
It encodes the following:
- a CDS encoding thiolase domain-containing protein — protein: MAELCGVIGVGQTQYAAKRQELSMPGLLREAAERALEDSGCTWADIDAVVIGKAPDMFEGVMMPELFLNDAIGGAYKPMLRVHTAGSVGGSTAIVAASLVQSGVHDRVLTVAFEKQSESNATWALTISMPFSVATVAGAGGYFAPLVRGYIRRSGAPEDTGIRVAVKDRQNALKNPLAHLQLEDISFEMVAESPMLWDPIRYLETCPSSDGACAMVMAKESIASQSAKPVAWVHATEMRSEPTMFSGRDQVMPRASLDNAAALYKKAGIQNPREEIDCAEIYVPFSWFEPMWMEGMLFAPINEGWKMTYEGATAMDGDLPINMSGGVLSSNPIGASGMIRFAEAALQVRGMAGDHQIDGARKALGHAYGGGSQYFSTWIVGDQKP
- a CDS encoding acyl-CoA/acyl-ACP dehydrogenase, with product MDFAFSEEQDEFREMLRRFFEEKASAIEVRRMAESPEGFDRTLWKQMAGELGLQGIHLPERHGGQGFGFLELGIVLEEMGRVLLPSPFFASSVLATAAISNAGTREQQAALLPGLASGERIATLALVESGGGWDPLAIELEATPDGDGFRLTGTKELVLAGDVADLFIVAARLPGSQGANGLTLCLIDSADGGLKRTPEESLDTTRRLARIELDAVGAKALGEPGEANEPLARVLAQAAIAQTAEMVGGAARCLDQAVEYAKVRMQFGRPIGSFQAVKHKAAEVLLDLEMARSAAYWAWWVADEDRDELFLAASLAKATCADAFQHAARENIQIHGGIGFTWEHDAHLYYKRATSDDVLLGDAGVHRTRLAGYLGA